One Miscanthus floridulus cultivar M001 chromosome 11, ASM1932011v1, whole genome shotgun sequence DNA window includes the following coding sequences:
- the LOC136491314 gene encoding uncharacterized protein, protein MALQHASPASSTLTTGSHGRSSAAVLRRPPTDSSSRLRVHAQSQKPTAGSRGGAGAETTATSSSPSRRTPSSRPPGTAPSSSASPASLFRPAPSSSSSPEGDAGGAGDVEGGAAAALDGAGVVEAVKADFARSYSVIGDLTLRAYEEDCEFADPAGSFRGLRHQFWVSAREIEHEAHQMGGPVIGGQVYRALAFQVRHVVPVEAYLVSNRVHGILLRC, encoded by the exons ATGGCGTTGCAGCACGCCAGTCCAGCTAGCTCCACACTGACCACCGGCAGTCATGGCCGGAGCTCCGCAGCCGTCCTCCGTCGGCCACCGACGGACTCTAGCAGCCGTCTGAGGGTGCACGCGCAGTCGCAGAAGCCCACCGCCGGGTCCCGTGGTGGCGCGGGAGCCGAGACGACCGCAACGTCGTCCTCTCCCTCTCGGAGAACGCCGTCCTCAAGGCCGCCTGGTACGGCTCCGAGCTCCTCGGCATCGCCCGCGTCGCTGTTCCGgcccgcgccgtcgtcgtcgtcgtctccggAGGGGGACGCTGGCGGTGCCGGTGATGTAGAgggaggcgcggcggcggccCTGGACGGCGCGGGAGTGGTCGAGGCCGTCAAGGCGGACTTCGCGCGGTCCTACTCCGTCATAG GGGATCTCACGCTGAGAGCTTACGAGGAGGACTGCGAGTTCGCCGATCCGGCGGGCTCCTTCAGAGGCCTGCGGCACCAATTTTGGGTCTCTGCTCGAGAAATCGAACATGAAGCTCACCAAATGGGAGGACCTGTAATTGGAG GACAAGTCTATCGGGCACTGGCGTTTCAGGTGCGTCATGTCGTTCCCGTGGAGGCCTATCTTGTCAG CAACCGGGTACACGGAATACTACTTCGATGCTGA